The nucleotide sequence CTGCATAATGTCCGGTGCTTCTCCAAACTGGGTTACCCCAACCAAAATCCGCGTTGTTGAATGAGAACTTGCACCAAGACGTGAACGCGTAGAAGTTTACATCATTATTGGCTATGTTTCGACTAAACTCCAAAAAGGGCTCTACCAAAACATTATATTCTTTTTTAGTCAACATTAATGCGTTAGCATAATTACCCTCAATTTTCTTGATTGAGTCATTCAAGATTATTAAGAAATCTTGAAGATCGATGTTGTCTACTTGATCGGGCCCAATTCGTGAAATTGCTACACTAACAAAGTTCCCACAAAAGTTATTGGGTAACTTAGGGACTACTTTATCCCTCAAGTTAACTCCTTGTTGAATAAACGACGCCTTTGATTGTCCGGTGTTTGCTTTATCTACGTGTACTAAGGCCTTCCATAATAATGCGACAATAAGTTGTATCTTTGAGGGACGATGTGTCCTATCATCCTTGAATGTGAGTTTTTCTCGCAGCTTTGATATTGCATTCGCTTTAAATGAAAACATTCGCACAGTAGCTTTTACCCCAAAGCTTGACCTTGGAATTCTAGGACTAAGATCAAGTTCATCTCTTTTTGGGAAGTCATGTGCAAAGTTAAAAATAGGAGAATATTTTCTTAGTTCTAATGAATTGCATGTTTCATGGTTTCTAGCAGCCCAATTGTTAATGAATGTGGACATAGTGGCCATATCCGAAACTTTGTGTGAAAAGCACATACCAATCGCAACACCACCACACTCGAAAGTTGTGACTTTAATTGACAACAACGGATCATCAGTCTCACCAGACTCACCTATGTCACACGGGAGAAAATCTTGTAACATACTATATTTCAACTCCCACGTTAGGCCTAGAAAGTCTGAGAGTCGGAAATTTGTTGTCGCTTGGACATATAGAGCACCTTGATCACTGCAATCGACGAATGCACCATGACGCATATATCTCCCAGCCAAAGGGTAAAAATCAGTTAATGCTTTGGTTAATGAAGTTTCCAAATGATTAATGGTGTTGATATGCACATCATTTTGGGCGTTTTGTGATGAGGTGTAGTAAAGAATGAGTGGTGTGTTGATATTGGGCATTTGCTCATCAAAGAAAGAGATGTTATAGTTACTAAGGTTTGAAGGGGTTGGTGTTGAGGGTTTCACGAGTTTGGATAAGTTGGTTTTGATCTCCATGTTTTGTGTCTGAATGTTATCATCCTCCAAAGCTTATTTATGGTAAAACTACGAGTACATGACCAATATAGTCCTTGTACTATCTTTGAATTGCATGAATAAGTCACCAAGTAATAATATCTGGTATTTTCTTTATGTGTAGTATACATGTCCACCCTTAAGTTACATTTATTCACCACACATTTTCAAACACCAACACCCATAAAAGAATTCTGATTCCGTGAGACCATAGATAGTACTGAACAGTACATAATTTTCATCAATGGCTTTAATAATGTTACAACAAATAAATCATACTGCCCGCATTATAAATGTAAATAATATCCAAAATGAAAAAAAGTTGGTAACACTTAGTGACACATTACCCACTCATGATCAAGAACTATTCATTAGAGTTCATAATTGTTATAGATTAAGTAGTATTTTATTGGTGGCAtagttgtaaaacaaggtttctaGGGTCGAGTACTCctcgagtagtcgctacaaggtaggctgccgagacgtctttctctaactccgcctaattactcggaatcgatcaaacgcggtcaaactctgccaaaatcggatctagtaggtcaattccggccgagtttgacttaaaaaataataaaacataacttatatgactatcatattaaataataaatatcattttcacgtattttgttataaatattagtaaatttatgttattagatatatatttaatttccgaaaactaatttctttataatttgaTATGTCCGAGTACCCTCCGCCTATGCCGAGTACTCTccactccccggtcgaccgactagggagcgacTAGCGTGCAACCATGATTGGTGGCATTGACAACGTTAGAATCCATTTTATTTTAGAACCGTCGTAGATGCTTTAAGGATCAGAGCAAGCACAGAAACATGCATCGTGATCAGGTTTGAAGAAGATTATGCTTGAAATTTGGCTGAGAACACTaagatttttggtttttaatggCCAAACAAAGGGAGAAACAACGTCTTTTTGTTTTTGTAATTTTGGAAGTCATTCGGTATTATTGAATAGGAGAAGAAACCAATAACACCGAAAGAGATGTTGACtttaaaaattgtgtttttttggAATTTTCTTATGTGATGAAAACAAGATTTTCTAGTTATCTATTTACACCTCAATTGATGGCAAAGAATCTTACGTGTAAACCCACCCTGCTCAGTATTATTTCCAAAGTTAACTCCTCGACCGTCATGAGACTGTGCCCCTCGATGTGCGAGAACTGGATAGAATCCGTAAATCTTCGCTCCCTGTCAGGGTCATACTGGTAATTTTAGTGTTATCAACAGATTTTAGGGTATTGGATTAACTTGTCGATCGAGGAATAACGTTAGAGATTAAGTGAGTTAGGTGACGCGGGAGTGCGGACTCGATTTAATCCTAATATTATTCGAGTTTGTTATGTAAATAATCTACATGGCCTTTGTAATTAATACTTAGTTTATAATTAAAGGTGTTGAACTTGTTTTATACTATTATTTTGTTAAATTCCATTACTAAAAGTCCACTAACTTATGGACTACATGTCCATTACATAGTTTTATTTGTTGGGCCAATGGCCATCATGAAAAGAAGTTTTATTATCAAAAAGTCCATGGACGCTGAATAAAGGCCGTGTGAAGTTTTATTAATGGGGCTCTCGATCGCATATGTACAATAGAACACACAGTGTTACATATATACCATCAACAAAAGTATCATTGATTCATCAAATTCAATTCCAATAAGAGTGATCTCTGTCTAATCCGATAAATCATTGTGTGTAACCCGCAAATAGGTTTATTTGATAGTTGTCATACGATTCAGAAATTAATCCAGGTTTTatcacaaactttgcaatttcaaTTTGGTTCCAGGTTTGTTAATTCTTCGAATTACTTGTTATAGACCAAATATACAACAAAGATAAACCTATTTTAGGGTTCAATTTGGTTCGAATTGTAGTTGTAGTTTTGTTCAAATAT is from Helianthus annuus cultivar XRQ/B chromosome 9, HanXRQr2.0-SUNRISE, whole genome shotgun sequence and encodes:
- the LOC110875677 gene encoding pelargonidin 3-O-(6-caffeoylglucoside) 5-O-(6-O-malonylglucoside) 4'''-malonyltransferase, whose product is MEIKTNLSKLVKPSTPTPSNLSNYNISFFDEQMPNINTPLILYYTSSQNAQNDVHINTINHLETSLTKALTDFYPLAGRYMRHGAFVDCSDQGALYVQATTNFRLSDFLGLTWELKYSMLQDFLPCDIGESGETDDPLLSIKVTTFECGGVAIGMCFSHKVSDMATMSTFINNWAARNHETCNSLELRKYSPIFNFAHDFPKRDELDLSPRIPRSSFGVKATVRMFSFKANAISKLREKLTFKDDRTHRPSKIQLIVALLWKALVHVDKANTGQSKASFIQQGVNLRDKVVPKLPNNFCGNFVSVAISRIGPDQVDNIDLQDFLIILNDSIKKIEGNYANALMLTKKEYNVLVEPFLEFSRNIANNDVNFYAFTSWCKFSFNNADFGWGNPVWRSTGHYAGQNFVLMMDDQEGDGVEAWVHLDENRLCQLEQDPDIQAYAI